From Sceloporus undulatus isolate JIND9_A2432 ecotype Alabama chromosome 6, SceUnd_v1.1, whole genome shotgun sequence, one genomic window encodes:
- the CHRNB4 gene encoding neuronal acetylcholine receptor subunit beta-4 isoform X1, whose translation MRNTNHQLLFLAALSFYINDSDTADAEERLMNHLLNTSRYNNLIRPAFNSSQLVVIELQVVLAQLINVNEREQIMTTNVWLNQEWTDYRLAWEPSEYDGINKLRIPAKKVWLPDIVLYNNADGTYEVSVYTNVIVKNNGSIFWLPPAIYKSACKIEVKHFPFDQQNCTLKFRSWTYDHTEIDMILKTGSASMDDFTPSGEWDIVALPGRRTENPLDPNYVDVTYDFIIKRKPLFYTINLIIPCVLITSLAILVFYLPSDCGEKMTLCISVLLALTVFLLLISKIVPPTSLDVPLIGKYLMFTMVLVTFSIVTSVCVLNVHHRSPSTHAMPPWVKVVFLERLPHYLFMRRPENHSARQRLRNLKRNKAEALGGGDSSTMYKGSTYFVNTASAKKYDLKLADHPEHFGSHQDVRLRSSAKFSPEVQEAIDGVTFIADHMKSEDKNESVVEDWKYVAMVMDRMFLWIFVLVCVVGTVGLFLQPLFQNHSLATTP comes from the exons ATGAGGAATACAAACCACCAGCTCCTTTTCTTGGCTGCGCTTTCCTTTTACATTAACG ATAGTGACACGGCTGATGCTGAAGAAAGGTTGATGAACCACCTCCTCAATACTTCACGCTACAACAATTTAATTCGCCCAGCCTTCAACTCCTCACAGTTGGTAGTTATCGAACTGCAGGTAGTCCTGGCCCAACTTATCAATGTG AATGAACGTGAACAGATCATGACCACCAATGTCTGGCTCAATCAG GAATGGACAGATTACCGTTTAGCTTGGGAACCTTCTGAGTACGACGGCATCAATAAGCTGAGAATACCAGCTAAAAAGGTCTGGCTGCCAGATATCGTGCTGTACAACAA TGCCGATGGCACATACGAAGTCTCCGTCTACACAAATGTGATTGTGAAGAACAATGGGAGCATATTCTGGCTCCCTCCAGCCATCTACAAGAGCGCCTGTAAGATTGAAGTGAAACACTTCCCTTTTGACCAACAAAACTGCACACTGAAGTTCCGTTCCTGGACTTATGACCACACCGAGATCGACATGATCCTGAAAACTGGCTCAGCCAGCATGGATGACTTTACCCCCAGTGGCGAATGGGACATTGTGGCTCTCCCGGGGCGGCGGACTGAGAATCCCTTAGACCCCAACTACGTGGATGTAACATATGACTTTATTATCAAGAGAAAACCCCTTTTTTATACCAtcaatctcatcatcccctgtGTGCTCATCACATCCTTGGCTATCCTGGTCTTCTACCTGCCATCAGATTGTGGAGAAAAGATGACCCTCTGTATTTCGGTCCTGCTTGCTTTGACTGTGTTCTTGCTCCTGATTTCTAAAATTGTGCCCCCAACGTCTCTTGATGTGCCATTGATAGGAAAGTACCTGATGTTTACCATGGTCCTGGTAACATTCTCCATCGTGACCAGCGTCTGTGTGCTGAACGTACATCACAGGTCTCCCAGCACCCATGCCATGCCACCTTGGGTGAAGGTGGTCTTCTTGGAGAGACTGCCACACTATCTGTTCATGAGGCGCCCGGAGAACCACTCCGCCAGGCAAAGACTGCGCAACCTGAAGAGGAACAAAGCAGAGGCCTTGGGTGGTGGGGACTCATCCACCATGTACAAAGGTTCCACCTACTTTGTGAACACGGCCTCAGCTAAAAAGTATGACCTCAAACTGGCAGACCATCCAGAGCACTTTGGTAGCcatcaagacgtgaggttacgaTCCTCGGCAAAGTTTTCTCCCGAAGTCCAAGAAGCTATTGATGGAGTCACTTTCATAGCAGATCACATGAAGAGCGAGGACAAGAATGAAAGT GTTGTCGAAGATTGGAAATACGTTGCCATGGTCATGGATCGGATGTTTCTCTGGATATTTGTCTTGGTTTGCGTTGTGGGGACTGTCGGGTTATTCCTgcaaccgcttttccaaaaccatTCACTCGCCACGACCCCTTGA
- the CHRNB4 gene encoding neuronal acetylcholine receptor subunit beta-4 isoform X2 has product MNHLLNTSRYNNLIRPAFNSSQLVVIELQVVLAQLINVNEREQIMTTNVWLNQEWTDYRLAWEPSEYDGINKLRIPAKKVWLPDIVLYNNADGTYEVSVYTNVIVKNNGSIFWLPPAIYKSACKIEVKHFPFDQQNCTLKFRSWTYDHTEIDMILKTGSASMDDFTPSGEWDIVALPGRRTENPLDPNYVDVTYDFIIKRKPLFYTINLIIPCVLITSLAILVFYLPSDCGEKMTLCISVLLALTVFLLLISKIVPPTSLDVPLIGKYLMFTMVLVTFSIVTSVCVLNVHHRSPSTHAMPPWVKVVFLERLPHYLFMRRPENHSARQRLRNLKRNKAEALGGGDSSTMYKGSTYFVNTASAKKYDLKLADHPEHFGSHQDVRLRSSAKFSPEVQEAIDGVTFIADHMKSEDKNESVVEDWKYVAMVMDRMFLWIFVLVCVVGTVGLFLQPLFQNHSLATTP; this is encoded by the exons ATGAACCACCTCCTCAATACTTCACGCTACAACAATTTAATTCGCCCAGCCTTCAACTCCTCACAGTTGGTAGTTATCGAACTGCAGGTAGTCCTGGCCCAACTTATCAATGTG AATGAACGTGAACAGATCATGACCACCAATGTCTGGCTCAATCAG GAATGGACAGATTACCGTTTAGCTTGGGAACCTTCTGAGTACGACGGCATCAATAAGCTGAGAATACCAGCTAAAAAGGTCTGGCTGCCAGATATCGTGCTGTACAACAA TGCCGATGGCACATACGAAGTCTCCGTCTACACAAATGTGATTGTGAAGAACAATGGGAGCATATTCTGGCTCCCTCCAGCCATCTACAAGAGCGCCTGTAAGATTGAAGTGAAACACTTCCCTTTTGACCAACAAAACTGCACACTGAAGTTCCGTTCCTGGACTTATGACCACACCGAGATCGACATGATCCTGAAAACTGGCTCAGCCAGCATGGATGACTTTACCCCCAGTGGCGAATGGGACATTGTGGCTCTCCCGGGGCGGCGGACTGAGAATCCCTTAGACCCCAACTACGTGGATGTAACATATGACTTTATTATCAAGAGAAAACCCCTTTTTTATACCAtcaatctcatcatcccctgtGTGCTCATCACATCCTTGGCTATCCTGGTCTTCTACCTGCCATCAGATTGTGGAGAAAAGATGACCCTCTGTATTTCGGTCCTGCTTGCTTTGACTGTGTTCTTGCTCCTGATTTCTAAAATTGTGCCCCCAACGTCTCTTGATGTGCCATTGATAGGAAAGTACCTGATGTTTACCATGGTCCTGGTAACATTCTCCATCGTGACCAGCGTCTGTGTGCTGAACGTACATCACAGGTCTCCCAGCACCCATGCCATGCCACCTTGGGTGAAGGTGGTCTTCTTGGAGAGACTGCCACACTATCTGTTCATGAGGCGCCCGGAGAACCACTCCGCCAGGCAAAGACTGCGCAACCTGAAGAGGAACAAAGCAGAGGCCTTGGGTGGTGGGGACTCATCCACCATGTACAAAGGTTCCACCTACTTTGTGAACACGGCCTCAGCTAAAAAGTATGACCTCAAACTGGCAGACCATCCAGAGCACTTTGGTAGCcatcaagacgtgaggttacgaTCCTCGGCAAAGTTTTCTCCCGAAGTCCAAGAAGCTATTGATGGAGTCACTTTCATAGCAGATCACATGAAGAGCGAGGACAAGAATGAAAGT GTTGTCGAAGATTGGAAATACGTTGCCATGGTCATGGATCGGATGTTTCTCTGGATATTTGTCTTGGTTTGCGTTGTGGGGACTGTCGGGTTATTCCTgcaaccgcttttccaaaaccatTCACTCGCCACGACCCCTTGA